CTCCACTCGCCGCGGGCCCGACAACAGGGCGTTTGCGCGCCGGTAATTCCACCATCGGCGGCTCCGGCTGCGGCTTGGGGCTGGGAGGCGACTGGGTCATGGGAAGGGACGCGGGCATGCAAGGGTCATCCAGACAGTAAGCGGGCCGCTACACACCAACTCGAAAACGCGCGTGACGCGAGGCAACTAGGCGGATCGAAAGATTGACCACGAACAACATGAACAAGAGGACGAGAATACCGGCCCACGCCAATCGTTTCTGCTCCGGATATGGTCCGGTGGCGTAGGTGTAGATCTGGAGCGTCAGCGACGGAAACGGTTCTGCCGGGTTGTGCGTGAGCAACCGGCTTCCAAGCGCGGTGAATAGCAGCGGCGCCGTCTCACCCGCGATACGACCCATCGCGAGCATGATCCCCGTGGCAACGCCTCCGAACGCGCCTGGAAGAACAACGCGGAAAATCGTCTGCGCACGCGTTGCGCCGAGCGCCAGCGAGCCCTCGCGGAACGTCTTGGGAACGAGCCGCAGCATTTCTTCGGTCGTGCGCGCCACGATCGGGATCATGATGAACGCGAGCGCCGCTGCGCCCGCGTATCCGCTGAACGAAACCGAACTCTGGGTCCAGCGCGAAACCGGAACGACCACGAGCTCGTAGCCGAGAATTCCGACCACGATGCTCGGGACGCCGGCAAGAACATCGGCGATGAACCGTAGCGGATTGGTGACAACGTGTTCGCCCGGATACTCCGACAGATAGATCCCCGCGAGTACGCCGATCGGGACACCGACCGCGGACGCGAGCGCGACGAGGATGATCGTTCCGTCAATCGCATGGCGCATGCCGCCGGGGTGCGCCACATCGCCCGTCGGCACCGAAGTCAGGAACTCCCACGAGAGCGATGCGACGCCGATCCAGACGAGATAGCCGATCACCAGCAGCAGAATCGCGACAATGAGCGCCGCGCCGCCGGCGCACAGCCCGAACATGATCGAGCTGATCGAGCGCCTTCGGAATTCCGCGAACGAGCCGGGCAAAGCGGTTCTCCTAGTGGCTGCCGGTCGGTGAGATGCCGCCGACAACGAGCCGGCGTGCAACGACATTGAAAACCAGAGACATGGTGAGCAGAATCAGCGCGACGTACAGAAGCGCCGCGCGATGCAGCCCCTCCGACGCCTCGGCAAATTCGTTTGCCAGCACGCTCGCCATCGTCTGCGCCGGCGCGAACGGCGAAGGCGAGATCTGGCTGTTGTTGCCGATCACCATCGTGACCGCCATGGTCTCTCCCGCCGCACGCGCAAGCCCCAGCATGATCGCGCCGAGCAATCCGCTCCGCCCGTACCGCAGCATCGCGACGCAGCTCTGCCACCACGTCGCGCCCAGAGCGAGCGTCCCCTCGATCTGCGTACGCGGCACCGACTTCAGCACATCGCGACTCACCGATGTGATGATCGGGAGGATCATGATCGCAAGAATCAGGCTGCCGGTGAACAGATCGCGCCCGGTCAGAGGAATCGGACGCTCAATGTTCCGACCAGCGACGGTCACCGTCTCGTAGAACATCCATCGAAACCCCGGGATCGGTTCGAGCACGCGCTGCAGAAACGGCCCCACGTATTTCTGAAAGAGCGGCGCGAGAACGAACAGCGCCCAGATTCCAAACGCAAGACTCGGGACCGCCGCAAGAAACTCGATCAGAAACGATGCCGCGCCCGCGATTCGCAGTTTCGGAGCGACGCGAACCAGGAAAATCGCGGCGCTCAAGCTGATCGGCACAGCGATCACGAGCGCGATCACCGAACTCACCGCCGTGCCCCAGATCACCGGCAACGCCCCGAACGCCGGCGCGAGCGTCTCCATCACGGGCTCGCCGTCGATGAGAACGACCTGCCCGGTCGCATCACGCATCGGCCGCTCGAGTTCGTTCACCCGCCACTCGGTCGAAACCAGAAACCCGAAGCCGAATTGCCGGATCGCGGGCCAGGCCGAGTGAACCAGCACGGCGATCAGTGAAATCAGCATGAGAAACACGATCGCCGCGCTCAGGCGGCAGGCCCACCCCAGCGCTGCGTCACCCAAATGTGCGCTCCGTGCGACTCCGGTCTGCCCGCCACTCCCGGGCGGCGCCGACATCGCTTCGCGCGACCACCCTTTCGGGCGGTCGGCGGGCGTTGCAACGGCGTGGGTCGTCATGGGTGGATGCGGAGCACCAACATTCAGGGCTGAACCAGAACCGGCTTGCCGTCGTGCGTCACGGAATTGAGCGCGCCGAGCGCCGCCGACCGGACTTTCTCGCTAAGCGGCGAGTAGTACATCGCCTCGGACAATTTCTGCCCCGGCCCGAGCGTCCAGCGCAAATAACCCAGCAGCGCCTCGGCCTCTGCCTGTGTTTTGATGTTCTCAAGGTGCTTGTACAGCACGATGTAGGTGAAAGCGCTGATCGGGTACGCCTTTTCGCCGGGTGCATTCCACGCATCCGCCCGCAGAATATCGCCCCTCAATTCGCCGGAGGTCTCGTCTCCCGCGGCGGAAACAGATTCCGCGTTCGCGAGCACGAACTTGCCGACTTTGTTCTGCACGGCCCCGAACGAAATCTTGTTCGCAATCGCGTAGTTGTGTTCGATGTAGCCGATCGAACCCACGGTCTGCTGGATGACGGCCGCAACACCCTCATTTCCTTTGCCGCCCTGACCCAGCGGCCATTTCACCTGCTTGCCGACCCCGATCTCCGCTTTGAACACCGGACTCTGTGTTCCAAGATAGCTCGTGAACACATGCGTCGTTCCGCTTCCATCCGTGCGAAACGCCGGCGTAATCGGAGTCTTGGGCAGCTTGACATCGGGGTTCAGTTTTTGAAGCTGCGCGTCGTCCCACGAGCTGATCCGCCCCAGGTAGATATCCACGAGTACCGCGCCGGTGAAATGAAGTGGTTCTTTCACTCCCGGAAGGTTGTACGCCGGAACGACCGCTCCGAGCGTCGCGGGGAATTGCACCACGGCATCGGTCCCGCCCATCGCCGCGATTTCCTTCTCGTTCAAAGGCGCGTCGGTGGCGCCAAAGGCCACGGTTTTGTCGGCGAGTGCTTTCACGCCCCCGCCGGATCCGATGCTTCGGTAGTCGATCTTGACGCTCGGATGCGCTCGTTGATACTCCGACACCCACCGTGTGTATAGCGGTGCCGGAAACGTGGCGCCCGCGCCGCTCAGGCGGATTTCTCCCGGGTAGGACGCGACCGAAAATCCGCCAATCGCGATCGAGGCGACGGCTCCGATGAGTCCTGATTTCATGGCGCTCCTTGCCGCGAATTCAGATTCACGGCAGGGAAACTGTACCGACGGGCATTGATCCCCGGCGGGCATTCACGTTAAGAATCCGCGAAGACCCGACCCGCCACCGTCCTCACTTCGAGCCGGATTCGGTCCCAAGAATCAGCGGGAGCAGATCGGCATTCGGCAGATTGAGCGCCCCCGCGAGGGCCGCCGCAGCGGTCGATTCCGCCGCGTCTCGGCTCCGTGCGAGCTCGAGCACCCGGCGAACCTGACGCTCTTCAAGCTGATTCCCGAAACGCTTCGCGCTTGTCGAAACCTGATTGAGCAGCATGACCCGCTCGGAACCCGAGGTGGCAACCGCGGCGTCCATCAGCGCGACCTGCGCTCGTTGCTGCGGGATCAACGCGAGCACCTCGGCCACATCCTGGCGAGTCGCGCCGGTCGTCTCGCCCAGCGACTTGATCAGAGGCAGCACCGACTCCTCCACCGGCAGAATCGGGTTTCGTGTCAAAGCGAGGTCGCGCAGAGTACCGAGCGAGCGGACCGCGTAGTCTCGCGCCTCGTCGGTTCCGATCGGACCTCCGGATGCCGCGAGCACCAGATCTGCCGCCGACTTCGAAATCGCTTCCGGCGAAATGGCAAGCGGACGAACCGCGACGCTCGTTTCAGTCTCGTAGCGCCGGCGCAGCTCCGGATAGGCCTCGGGAATGGTCAAGGCGAGAATCGGAGTCGCCGCGGTGCGCGAAGTCCCGCGCACTTCGGTGATCAACTGCGGAAAGTCCGCGGGATTCGGATCGATGGCGACGATCAGGTCGACCGCCGGAACTTCCGCAATCGGCCCTTCGAGTTCGGCCATCGTCGCGCCGCGGGCGAGGACGGTGTAGCCGTCGCTCTCGAGGATCTTGCGGATCGCCTGGTACTGCTCGATGTCGCGGGCGAGAATCGCCGCGTACTTGCTCGAAGCCTCACGGACCGCCGCGGCAAGCGTCGGGACGACGCGGTCGCTGCCGGAGAACCCGTTCGACGGCTGCGAACTGCCGATCGCAAGCGACGATTCATACTGAACGCGCCGATTCGGATACGTCAAAGCTTCGACGAGCGGCTGACGCGCCGCACCCGAAACTCCGTATGCGCCGGACTCAACCAGCGCCTTGCTCCCCGCCGTCTGCTCGATCGCCGAGATCGACTTGCGCGCAAGCAACGTGTCCTTCGCGTCGATCGCCCGGGCCAGCACCGCCTGCATCGGCCCGGCGCCCGCCGTCACGGCGAAATACATGGCGTCGCGACGATCGCTCGGATACGCCGGGTTGTCGTAGTTCTTCGGCTGCTGGATCTCACGCCGGAGGTTCGAAGCGAGCCAGATCGCGAGCGCTTCGCGGCTCGTGGCGTCGATCTCGAGCGCCCGCTCGGCCAGACGCATCGCCATCGCCTCGTGGTAGACACTCGAGCGAATCCCCGTCATGGTGAGTCCCATGCCCGGCTGGAAGTGCCACAAAAGCTGGTACTCCTCGCCCGGGAAACTAGTCACGTCGCGCGTCTGGTTGTAATACCGGTTGGCCAACTGAATGTACAACTCCGCCACGCTCGCGCCGGCCGAACCCGAATCGATGCGGTTCATCGCACGCTCGGCCGCGGCCTTCACATTCGAAACCGAAGAGGTCATCCGCACGTCCGCGAGGAACGGCAGCGCCGAGCGATGCCCGATCAGCCCCAGCACGTCTGCCAACCGCTCCTGCATCGCCGGGTCGCCGCCGATCATGGCGGTCGCCAGCGGAATCACCGACTGGCTCCCGATATCGACGAGCACGCGCTGTGCTTCCGATCGAAGTGCGGGATTGTCACGATCCATCAGCGCCGTCAATAGCTGCGGCACCGCATACTCGCCCGCCGCCTTGAGTCGAGCCGAAGCCCGCACTCGCCCCTGAACCGTACCGGTCAGCTTCGCGATGTTCTCGGCGATCTCGTTCGGATCGCGCGCCGCTTCCAGCCTTCCGGTCTCGTACAACTTGTACATCGCGCCCGCGAGAGGCTCGAGATCCGCGACCCGCATCGCGCGCCCCACCGTCTCGTCGAACCGCGTCGTCTCACCCGTCGAGTCAACCAGCTTCACGAAGTCCTTCGGTTGAAGATTCCGCGAGAGCAACTCGCGCCCGACGCTCCCCGCCACGTCGTAACGCGCAATCCGTGTGAAGTGAATGAAGTCCTTGAGCAGATCGCCGTCGGTCGCGGCCTTGATTCCCTGATCGGTCTTCAACTCCGGCGCGACCGCCTGGCGCGCATCGGCGTCGCTCATTGCGAATGCGCTCGCAGCCAGCATCAGTGCGGCAAGAAGTCCAGACTTGTTCACGCGTCGGTAGGAAGAGCGGGTCATCTCGCGGTAATCCTCTTAACTGTCAGCCTCATGTATTCGGAAGTTGCGGCAGCGCCGGCTTCACGCGTCCTGCGATCCATCCCCCACTCCCCCACTCCCAACGTCTCAAAAAGCTCAACTCGAACAACTCAACTGCGACCTTCCAGCGAATTCCACTTGCCGCGCCCGACCGAGTTCTCGGTCGGATAGGGGCCGATTCGGAGCGCATCAGAAGCGGTTGCATCCGCTCCGGAACGCGATCCGGACGCATCCGGCGTCCGTGGGACCGAGAGGATAGCCAATCTACGTTCTGCCGTCCCCCTCCGCAAGCCGTCCTAAACAGCGCACCTTGCCAAGCCGGCCTATCCGGCTCTCCCAAGCCCTGATAACGCCGTGGCCATGGGGAAATCCGCTTTTCTTGCCTGCCGAGCATCCTCCTGGGTGAATCGCCCCTCAGGCTTGGCCGATTTGTTGTCGTCCACCGGTTGCCGGAGTCATCCGCAGCCCGTTGTGTGCTCCACGAGGTGAAGCGATGGCCATGGAAAAAGAAGTACTGACGACCGGCGAGGTGGCGAAGATTTGCAACGTCGCACCCCGCACGGTGTCGAAGTGGTTCGATTCGGGCTCACTCAAGGGTTACCGCATCCCGGGCTCGCGCGACCGGCGCATCCCGACCGGCGAACTCATCCGCTTCATGAAAGCTCACAACATCCCGCTCGAGGGGATTGCCAGCGGCCGCACCCGTGTGCTCATCGTGGACGCCGATAAAGAAGTCGCGGCCACGCTTGAAAAAGTTCTTTCCGAACAAACAAGCTATGAAGTCCGCTCGGCCAACAACGGCTTCGCGGCAGGCGTCGAAGCGGAGCGCTTCAAGCCGCATGTCCTTCTCATGGACCTCGAACTCGGTAACGGCGACGCCAAGGCGCTCACCGAGGTCATCCGCAAGAACGACAACCTCCAGATCACCAAGGTCATCGCGATGAGCAGCAAGCTCACCGACGGCCAGGCCTACTCGCTCAAGGGCCAGGGCTTCGACGGATTCCTGCGCA
The DNA window shown above is from Phycisphaeraceae bacterium and carries:
- the pstA gene encoding phosphate ABC transporter permease PstA, with protein sequence MPGSFAEFRRRSISSIMFGLCAGGAALIVAILLLVIGYLVWIGVASLSWEFLTSVPTGDVAHPGGMRHAIDGTIILVALASAVGVPIGVLAGIYLSEYPGEHVVTNPLRFIADVLAGVPSIVVGILGYELVVVPVSRWTQSSVSFSGYAGAAALAFIMIPIVARTTEEMLRLVPKTFREGSLALGATRAQTIFRVVLPGAFGGVATGIMLAMGRIAGETAPLLFTALGSRLLTHNPAEPFPSLTLQIYTYATGPYPEQKRLAWAGILVLLFMLFVVNLSIRLVASRHARFRVGV
- the pstC gene encoding phosphate ABC transporter permease subunit PstC — its product is MTTHAVATPADRPKGWSREAMSAPPGSGGQTGVARSAHLGDAALGWACRLSAAIVFLMLISLIAVLVHSAWPAIRQFGFGFLVSTEWRVNELERPMRDATGQVVLIDGEPVMETLAPAFGALPVIWGTAVSSVIALVIAVPISLSAAIFLVRVAPKLRIAGAASFLIEFLAAVPSLAFGIWALFVLAPLFQKYVGPFLQRVLEPIPGFRWMFYETVTVAGRNIERPIPLTGRDLFTGSLILAIMILPIITSVSRDVLKSVPRTQIEGTLALGATWWQSCVAMLRYGRSGLLGAIMLGLARAAGETMAVTMVIGNNSQISPSPFAPAQTMASVLANEFAEASEGLHRAALLYVALILLTMSLVFNVVARRLVVGGISPTGSH
- the pstS gene encoding phosphate ABC transporter substrate-binding protein PstS, which encodes MKSGLIGAVASIAIGGFSVASYPGEIRLSGAGATFPAPLYTRWVSEYQRAHPSVKIDYRSIGSGGGVKALADKTVAFGATDAPLNEKEIAAMGGTDAVVQFPATLGAVVPAYNLPGVKEPLHFTGAVLVDIYLGRISSWDDAQLQKLNPDVKLPKTPITPAFRTDGSGTTHVFTSYLGTQSPVFKAEIGVGKQVKWPLGQGGKGNEGVAAVIQQTVGSIGYIEHNYAIANKISFGAVQNKVGKFVLANAESVSAAGDETSGELRGDILRADAWNAPGEKAYPISAFTYIVLYKHLENIKTQAEAEALLGYLRWTLGPGQKLSEAMYYSPLSEKVRSAALGALNSVTHDGKPVLVQP
- a CDS encoding HEAT repeat domain-containing protein translates to MTRSSYRRVNKSGLLAALMLAASAFAMSDADARQAVAPELKTDQGIKAATDGDLLKDFIHFTRIARYDVAGSVGRELLSRNLQPKDFVKLVDSTGETTRFDETVGRAMRVADLEPLAGAMYKLYETGRLEAARDPNEIAENIAKLTGTVQGRVRASARLKAAGEYAVPQLLTALMDRDNPALRSEAQRVLVDIGSQSVIPLATAMIGGDPAMQERLADVLGLIGHRSALPFLADVRMTSSVSNVKAAAERAMNRIDSGSAGASVAELYIQLANRYYNQTRDVTSFPGEEYQLLWHFQPGMGLTMTGIRSSVYHEAMAMRLAERALEIDATSREALAIWLASNLRREIQQPKNYDNPAYPSDRRDAMYFAVTAGAGPMQAVLARAIDAKDTLLARKSISAIEQTAGSKALVESGAYGVSGAARQPLVEALTYPNRRVQYESSLAIGSSQPSNGFSGSDRVVPTLAAAVREASSKYAAILARDIEQYQAIRKILESDGYTVLARGATMAELEGPIAEVPAVDLIVAIDPNPADFPQLITEVRGTSRTAATPILALTIPEAYPELRRRYETETSVAVRPLAISPEAISKSAADLVLAASGGPIGTDEARDYAVRSLGTLRDLALTRNPILPVEESVLPLIKSLGETTGATRQDVAEVLALIPQQRAQVALMDAAVATSGSERVMLLNQVSTSAKRFGNQLEERQVRRVLELARSRDAAESTAAAALAGALNLPNADLLPLILGTESGSK
- a CDS encoding response regulator, translating into MAMEKEVLTTGEVAKICNVAPRTVSKWFDSGSLKGYRIPGSRDRRIPTGELIRFMKAHNIPLEGIASGRTRVLIVDADKEVAATLEKVLSEQTSYEVRSANNGFAAGVEAERFKPHVLLMDLELGNGDAKALTEVIRKNDNLQITKVIAMSSKLTDGQAYSLKGQGFDGFLRKPFQVRQVVESIENATNLVA